A window from Lagopus muta isolate bLagMut1 chromosome 5, bLagMut1 primary, whole genome shotgun sequence encodes these proteins:
- the B3GALT2 gene encoding beta-1,3-galactosyltransferase 2 produces MLQWRRRHCCLAKMTWNTKRSLFRTHLIGLISLVFLFAVFLFFNHHDWLPGRAGFRENPMTYTIRGFRSTKSEMNHSSLRNMWKDAVPQTLRPQTVTNPNNTDLSPQGVTGLENTLSANGSIYNEKGTGHPTSYHFKYIINEPEKCQEKVPFLILLIAAEPGQVEARQAIRQTWGNESLTPGIQIVRIFLLGLSTKTSGYLQRTIQEESRQYHDIIQQEYLDTYYNLTIKTLMGMNWVASHCPSVPYVMKTDSDMFVNTEYLIHKLLKPELPPRHRYFTGYLMRGYAPNRNKDSKWYMPPDLYPSERYPVFCSGTGYVFSGDLAEKIFKVSLGIRRLHLEDVYVGICLAKLRIDPMPPPNEFVFNHWRVSYSSCKYSHLITSHQFQPSELIKYWNHLQQNKHNACANAAKEKASRYRHRKLH; encoded by the coding sequence ATGCTTCAGTGGAGAAGACGACACTGCTGCCTTGCAAAGATGACCTGGAATACCAAAAGGTCTCTATTTCGCACCCATCTTATTGGCCTGATCTCCCTCGTGTTcctttttgctgtgtttctctttttcaacCATCACGACTGGCTGCCAGGCAGGGCGGGCTTTAGAGAAAATCCCATGACTTACACAATCCGAGGATTTAGATCTACAAAAAGCGAGATGAACCACAGCTCTCTACGGAACATGTGGAAAGACGCTGTACCTCAGACCCTCAGGCCTCAAACAGTCACCAACCCCAACAACACTGACCTGTCGCCGCAAGGAGTAACTGGCTTGGAAAACACCCTCAGCGCTAACGGAAGTATTTACAATGAGAAAGGCACTGGGCATCCAACCTCATATCACTTCAAATACATCATCAACGAGCCTGAAAAATGCCAGGAGAAGGTCCCTTTCCTGATTTTGCTCATAGCTGCAGAGCCTGGCCAAGTGGAAGCCAGACAGGCCATTCGACAAACCTGGGGTAATGAAAGCCTGACGCCTGGCATTCAAATTGTTCGCATCTTCTTGCTGGGGCTAAGTACCAAGACAAGCGGGTACCTCCAGCGTACCATACAGGAGGAAAGCAGACAGTACCATGACATCATCCAACAAGAGTATTTGGATACCTATTATAATTTAACCATTAAAACTCTGATGGGAATGAACTGGGTTGCATCCCATTGTCCAAGCGTTCCCTACGTCATGAAAACTGACAGTGATATGTTTGTCAATACAGAGTACTTAATACACAAGCTTCTGAAGCCAGAGCTTCCTCCGAGGCACAGATATTTTACAGGATATTTAATGAGAGGTTACGCGCCTAACAGGAACAAGGACAGCAAGTGGTATATGCCACCTGATTTGTATCCAAGCGAACGTTACCCTGTATTCTGCTCTGGAACCGGTTACGTTTTTTCTGGAGATTTAGCAGAAAAAATCTTTAAAGTCTCCTTAGGCATCAGACGTTTACACTTAGAGGATGTATATGTGGGGATCTGCCTTGCCAAGCTGCGAATTGACCCCATGCCTCCACCCAACGAATTTGTCTTCAATCACTGGCGAGTTTCTTACTCCAGCTGTAAATATAGCCACCTAATTACCTCCCATCAGTTCCAACCTAGTGAACTGATCAAATACTGGAACCACTTACAACAGAATAAGCACAATGCCTGTGCCAatgcagcaaaagagaaagcaagcaggTATCGCCATCGTAAACTGCACTAG